A window from Candidatus Nealsonbacteria bacterium encodes these proteins:
- the murD gene encoding UDP-N-acetylmuramoyl-L-alanine--D-glutamate ligase, which produces MKLAELKNKRILILGFAREGVDNFRFLRKVFPDKTLGVGDRLKISNFKFQISNLIKKDKKLKLHLGRNYLKSLKNYDLIIKSPGIPPKTIKPFLKKGQIVTSQTEIFFENCPGKIIGVAGTKGKSTTASLIYKILKQGGYKAHLVGNIGKPVLSLLSSATRALAKGGDESLDSSASQKDIYVYEISSHQLMNLKKGPAVAILLNIYPDHLDYYKNFKEYAKSEQKIAHYLTKDDYLIFNPADKLVLEAAKVSKAKKIPINPKIVEKFIKIKDIPLEGKFYFLNIAAAIEVGKIFEIPAEKIKKAIKEFKSPPHRLELVGEYQGIKFYNASLAVIPETTIAIMEGLGEKVQTIFLGGFDRDLNYQELAQKILKSKIKTIILFPTSGEKIWREIEKKAQKNKNRNLPRHFFVDRAKSTSSSSSPRAKSTSSSSSPRAKSTSSSSSPSPRYGAAQYMKEGVRIAYQFTEKGKICLLAPASASFGLFKDYRERGNLFKKYVKKSP; this is translated from the coding sequence ATGAAATTAGCGGAATTAAAAAACAAACGAATTTTGATTTTGGGATTTGCCAGAGAAGGAGTGGATAATTTTAGATTTTTAAGGAAGGTTTTTCCCGATAAAACTTTAGGGGTAGGGGATAGACTAAAAATTTCAAATTTCAAATTTCAAATTTCAAATTTAATAAAAAAAGATAAAAAACTCAAGCTGCATTTGGGGAGAAATTATCTCAAATCCCTCAAAAATTATGATTTAATAATTAAGTCGCCCGGAATTCCGCCAAAAACAATAAAACCTTTTTTAAAAAAGGGGCAAATTGTAACTTCCCAAACAGAAATTTTTTTTGAAAATTGCCCGGGAAAAATCATCGGCGTGGCCGGCACCAAAGGAAAAAGCACGACCGCTTCTCTTATCTATAAAATACTTAAACAAGGAGGTTATAAAGCCCATTTGGTTGGCAATATCGGCAAACCGGTCTTGTCGCTTTTGTCTTCGGCTACCCGAGCGTTAGCGAAGGGTGGAGATGAATCTTTAGATTCATCTGCTAGCCAAAAAGACATTTATGTTTATGAAATTTCCAGCCATCAGTTAATGAATTTGAAAAAGGGGCCGGCCGTGGCAATTTTGTTGAATATCTATCCCGACCATCTTGATTATTACAAGAATTTTAAAGAATATGCCAAATCGGAACAAAAAATCGCTCATTATCTGACAAAAGATGATTATTTAATTTTTAATCCTGCTGATAAGCTGGTTTTAGAGGCGGCTAAAGTTTCCAAAGCCAAAAAAATTCCTATTAATCCAAAAATTGTTGAAAAATTTATTAAAATCAAAGATATTCCCCTGGAAGGCAAATTTTATTTTTTAAATATAGCCGCCGCTATTGAGGTCGGAAAAATTTTTGAAATCCCGGCAGAAAAAATAAAAAAAGCGATTAAAGAATTTAAATCTCCTCCTCATCGTCTGGAATTGGTAGGGGAGTATCAAGGAATTAAATTTTACAATGCTTCTTTGGCCGTAATACCGGAAACGACAATCGCCATAATGGAGGGCTTGGGAGAAAAAGTCCAAACAATTTTTCTTGGCGGTTTTGATAGAGACCTTAATTATCAAGAATTGGCTCAAAAAATTTTAAAAAGCAAAATTAAAACAATAATTTTATTTCCAACCTCAGGAGAAAAAATCTGGCGGGAAATTGAAAAAAAAGCCCAAAAAAACAAGAATAGAAATTTGCCTCGCCATTTTTTTGTTGATAGGGCGAAGAGTACTTCGTCCTCTTCTTCCCCTAGGGCGAAGAGTACTTCGTCCTCTTCTTCCCCTAGGGCGAAGAGTACTTCGTCCTCTTCTTCCCCTTCGCCTCGCTACGGCGCGGCTCAGTATATGAAAGAAGGGGTAAGAATAGCTTACCAATTTACCGAAAAAGGGAAAATTTGTCTTTTGGCTCCGGCTTCAGCCAGCTTTGGACTTTTTAAAGACTATCGGGAAAGGGGAAATTTATTTAAGAAATATGTTAAAAAATCGCCCTAA